A window of Cicer arietinum cultivar CDC Frontier isolate Library 1 unplaced genomic scaffold, Cicar.CDCFrontier_v2.0 Ca_scaffold_5612_v2.0, whole genome shotgun sequence contains these coding sequences:
- the LOC101513053 gene encoding translation initiation factor IF-1, chloroplastic: MFTSSSISSHAPIIHHHRLPSTTTHPLCFNAHNHNLTPHPPTLSFLRPPLLSPSPSSIFTVSAKPPTTDKSSEQKWVHEGLITESLPNGMFRVRLDNEDLILGYISGRIRKNYVRILPGDRVRVEVSRYDSSKGRIVYRLRNTPGGNSS, encoded by the coding sequence ATGTTTACCTCATCTTCCATCTCATCCCACGCCCCAATCATTCATCATCATCGCTTACCCTCCACCACTACCCACCCCTTATGCTTCAATGCCCACAACCATAACCTCACTCCACACCCTCCTACCCTATCCTTCCTCCGCCCTCCCCTTCTAAGCCCCTCTCCGTCGTCAATTTTCACCGTCTCCGCCAAACCACCAACAACCGACAAGTCCAGCGAGCAGAAATGGGTACACGAAGGACTCATCACAGAATCCCTCCCTAACGGTATGTTCCGTGTTCGCCTCGACAACGAAGACCTTATCCTTGGATATATCTCCGGTAGGATTCGAAAGAATTACGTTCGGATCCTTCCCGGCGATAGAGTTAGAGTCGAAGTCAGTCGTTATGATTCCTCCAAAGGACGGATAGTTTACAGGCTGCGCAATACCCCCGGCGGCAACTCTTCTTAG